Proteins co-encoded in one alpha proteobacterium HIMB5 genomic window:
- a CDS encoding glycosyltransferase group 2 (PFAM: Glycosyl transferase family 2), with amino-acid sequence MQKKEISIVIPILNEEKNIFPLTKKIISDLKKIKFEIIFVDDNSTDNSKRQLNLLKAKYSFFNPIFRKKNPRDLTQSCFLGIEKAKYRNILIMDGDMQHDPKYINKMINLFNTQNLDLVIGARKLKHGPNKGLSETRRFASLILIFLFSFFKIKTSDPMSGFFLFKKEIYLKNKNYYFGKGFKILADVLVNSKTSLKVKDVFINFEKRLENRSKMNFKILSILIFFYFKSVLKKLFI; translated from the coding sequence ATGCAAAAAAAAGAAATAAGTATTGTAATTCCTATATTAAATGAGGAAAAAAATATTTTCCCATTAACAAAAAAGATTATCTCAGATCTCAAAAAAATCAAATTTGAAATTATTTTTGTTGATGACAATTCTACTGATAATTCAAAAAGACAATTAAATTTATTAAAAGCAAAATATTCTTTTTTTAATCCTATATTCAGAAAAAAAAACCCTAGAGATTTAACTCAATCATGTTTCCTAGGAATCGAAAAAGCAAAATATAGAAATATTTTGATTATGGATGGAGATATGCAACATGATCCAAAATATATTAATAAGATGATAAATCTATTTAATACTCAAAATTTAGATTTAGTTATTGGAGCAAGAAAGTTAAAACATGGACCCAACAAAGGACTATCTGAAACAAGAAGATTTGCATCATTAATTCTTATATTTTTGTTTTCTTTCTTTAAAATAAAGACGTCAGACCCAATGAGTGGGTTTTTTTTATTTAAAAAAGAAATTTACTTAAAAAATAAGAATTATTATTTTGGAAAAGGCTTTAAAATATTAGCTGATGTTTTGGTAAATTCAAAAACTAGTTTAAAGGTAAAAGACGTTTTTATAAATTTTGAAAAACGTTTAGAAAACCGAAGTAAAATGAATTTTAAAATACTTTCAATTTTAATATTTTTTTATTTTAAAAGTGTTTTAAAAAAATTATTTATCTAA